A window from Thermanaerothrix sp. encodes these proteins:
- a CDS encoding methylenetetrahydrofolate reductase — MFIKELFGRRPVVSFEIFPPRREVPLEEVYRTLGAIRDLGPDFVSVTYGAGGSTRDSTLEIASTVKNRFGLEVMAHCTGLCHGPVEVDEMVEDLMYEGVYNLLAMRGDPPRDGSVPSEPAFLHAVDLIRHLRLAFGDEVCIAAAAYPEGHVEAEDLESDLRRLKEKVDAGVDFLVTQLFFDNELFYRFLEKARGIGIDVPVLAGVFPVLNGKQVERIVSLCGVSFPPKFTRMVARYADDPAALAEAGVAYATEQIVDLLAFGVDGVHIYTMNRPETTRRIMNNIGLVSGRGGGS; from the coding sequence ATGTTCATAAAGGAGCTGTTTGGGCGCCGTCCGGTGGTTTCCTTCGAGATATTCCCCCCCAGGCGGGAGGTGCCGCTGGAGGAGGTTTACAGGACCCTGGGGGCCATAAGGGACCTTGGGCCGGACTTCGTGAGCGTCACCTACGGGGCCGGAGGGAGCACCCGGGACTCCACGCTGGAGATAGCGTCGACGGTCAAGAATCGTTTCGGCCTTGAGGTGATGGCCCACTGCACCGGTTTGTGCCACGGTCCGGTGGAGGTGGACGAGATGGTGGAGGACCTCATGTATGAGGGGGTGTACAACCTCCTGGCCATGCGGGGGGATCCTCCAAGGGACGGGTCGGTCCCGTCGGAGCCCGCGTTTCTCCACGCGGTGGACCTCATAAGGCACCTTAGGCTCGCCTTTGGGGACGAGGTGTGCATAGCCGCCGCGGCGTACCCGGAGGGGCACGTGGAGGCGGAGGACCTGGAGTCGGACTTAAGGCGCCTTAAGGAGAAGGTGGACGCTGGGGTGGACTTTTTGGTGACCCAGCTCTTCTTCGACAACGAGCTTTTTTACCGTTTCCTTGAGAAGGCCCGGGGGATTGGGATAGATGTGCCGGTGTTGGCTGGGGTTTTCCCAGTGCTGAACGGTAAGCAGGTGGAGCGGATAGTTTCGCTGTGCGGTGTGTCCTTCCCGCCCAAGTTCACCCGGATGGTGGCCCGTTACGCCGATGATCCCGCGGCCCTTGCGGAGGCTGGGGTGGCCTACGCCACGGAGCAGATAGTGGATCTTTTGGCCTTTGGGGTGGATGGGGTCCACATATACACCATGAACCGCCCGGAGACCACCCGGCGGATAATGAACAACATAGGCTTGGTGAGCGGCAGGGGCGGGGGAAGTTAA
- a CDS encoding amidohydrolase, giving the protein MGDRCFFEELVQTRRELHRHAERGWEEFWTTAFIASRLQGLGFRLLLGEEAICPGSAMGRPSDAVLQRARERALRWGGDPFFIDRMGSFTGVVGVLETGLPGPVVAFRFDMDAVEVPESRDSNHRPFREGFAALDPEVSHSCGHDGHVAIGLTLAGWLIENKQRLRGTFKLLFQPAEEGVRGGKAMADRGVLDDVDFLWGFHIGLGVPTGTVCAKCGGFLCTTKMDVEFKGVAAHAGGAPHEGRNALLAAATAVLGLHAIAPHGEGVSRVNVGVLNAGSGRNVVPSSAELKLETRGSSSEIDEYLSRRAEEVLKGAAASYGVDVLIKLAGAATTARSDDEMVRMVEEAASSVEGVKDVRSEGSIGGSEDISWMMNKVQDRGGKACYFILGAHTAAGHHNGGFDLDEDALPIGVSVLQRLVSAVSSAR; this is encoded by the coding sequence GTGGGCGATAGGTGTTTTTTTGAAGAGCTGGTTCAAACCAGGAGAGAGCTTCACCGCCATGCCGAAAGGGGGTGGGAGGAGTTTTGGACCACTGCCTTCATCGCTTCTAGGCTGCAGGGCCTGGGATTTAGGCTGTTGCTGGGGGAGGAGGCCATATGCCCTGGGTCTGCCATGGGGCGTCCCTCTGATGCGGTTCTGCAAAGAGCCCGGGAGAGGGCATTGCGATGGGGAGGGGATCCTTTCTTCATCGACAGGATGGGCTCCTTCACCGGTGTTGTCGGTGTCCTTGAGACCGGGTTGCCGGGACCTGTCGTGGCCTTCCGCTTTGACATGGACGCGGTGGAAGTCCCCGAGAGCAGGGATTCAAACCACAGGCCTTTCAGAGAGGGTTTCGCGGCCCTTGATCCTGAGGTGTCGCATTCGTGTGGCCATGATGGGCATGTGGCCATAGGCCTGACCCTTGCGGGTTGGCTTATTGAGAACAAACAGCGCCTTCGTGGCACCTTCAAGCTGTTATTTCAGCCAGCGGAGGAGGGTGTGAGGGGAGGTAAGGCCATGGCAGACCGGGGGGTTTTGGACGACGTGGACTTCCTTTGGGGGTTCCACATTGGCCTAGGGGTGCCCACCGGTACGGTGTGCGCCAAGTGTGGAGGGTTCCTTTGCACGACAAAGATGGACGTTGAGTTCAAGGGGGTTGCGGCGCACGCCGGAGGTGCCCCTCACGAGGGCAGGAACGCCTTGTTGGCCGCCGCTACCGCCGTGTTGGGTTTGCACGCCATAGCACCCCATGGCGAGGGTGTCAGCAGGGTAAACGTGGGGGTGCTCAATGCGGGTTCGGGACGGAACGTCGTGCCGAGCAGCGCGGAACTTAAGCTGGAGACCAGGGGTAGCTCCAGTGAGATCGATGAATACTTGAGTAGAAGGGCGGAAGAGGTGTTGAAGGGGGCCGCCGCTTCATATGGCGTAGATGTTCTAATTAAACTGGCAGGGGCTGCGACAACTGCTAGGAGCGATGATGAAATGGTTCGCATGGTTGAGGAAGCTGCCTCTTCGGTAGAAGGGGTGAAGGATGTCCGATCGGAGGGGAGCATAGGCGGAAGCGAGGACATCTCCTGGATGATGAACAAGGTTCAGGATAGGGGAGGGAAGGCCTGCTATTTCATCCTTGGGGCCCATACGGCAGCGGGCCATCATAACGGGGGCTTTGACCTTGACGAGGATGCGTTGCCAATAGGGGTATCTGTTTTGCAACGCCTTGTTTCTGCGGTCTCCTCTGCAAGGTAG
- a CDS encoding homocysteine S-methyltransferase family protein, with product MDQGRVREFFRSLRSPLVLDGGMGTQLAERGWHPPMLPEEMCLHMPKAVLDVHRSYVDAGAAVIETNSFGGSLRKLSMKGLGGMAEELALRAAELARQAGGGLVAGSVGPCGEMLMPLGELDFEEAVRSFEPQVRGLVKGGVDLILIETMLDIKEAKAAVEAVKRVREDMPFVVSFTFDRDGRTVTGTSPEAAAVWAQAVGAVGVGANCGLGPEGYVEVVRRLAEASGLPVWVYPNAGVPSAGDYLGPSEFAARCAGLLDAGAAVVGGCCGTTPEHIRALRGLTEGRTLSPRPDAAVLRLCGRSKVFCFGPGLPLGVIGERINVSRKSPIREQVAAYRYGAVKDEARAQTLAGAAVIDVNVGLPEVDQVRAMREAVWAVEGVSHLPLSLDSDDLKVLEAGLREAAGVPLINSVAAKDEQMRLGMRLALRYGAALAVLLIDQRGILEDGLERARIAERVFEAALEEGLPPSRIVFDPLTLTLGASIRNGQETLRAVREVGALGGLTSLGISNVSHGLPARGLLNRSFLAMAMGSGLDMVICNPLDRELMGVVKACDALRGRDEGLSIYTAFAPSWTEVKAGGACAEVDRGVPKAPRGGDLGPSSALSSLAEKVLEGDEEGALMEGRRLMASEGPLGVISAHLVPALEEVGRRYETGEFFLPQLIQSAQAASAVCALAEEEMSREGSSASRGTVVLATVEGDLHDLGKNVVAAVLKSHGYRVVDLGKDVKAERIIEAAQREGAHVVGLSALMTSTVPRMRDVIEEARRRGCGFKVIVGGAAVSPSFAKSIGADGMSYDAVGAAKLVERLMKGLGCDWEGLGCS from the coding sequence TTGGATCAAGGGCGTGTGCGGGAGTTCTTCCGGAGTTTGAGGTCCCCGTTGGTGCTGGACGGGGGCATGGGGACCCAGTTGGCGGAGAGGGGATGGCATCCCCCGATGCTTCCGGAGGAGATGTGCCTTCACATGCCTAAGGCGGTTCTGGATGTCCACAGGAGCTACGTGGACGCCGGGGCCGCCGTGATAGAGACCAACAGCTTCGGCGGTTCCCTTAGGAAGCTCTCCATGAAGGGTTTGGGGGGCATGGCGGAGGAGCTGGCCCTAAGGGCGGCGGAGCTGGCCCGGCAGGCGGGGGGGGGCCTGGTGGCGGGGTCCGTGGGCCCCTGCGGGGAGATGCTGATGCCCTTGGGGGAGCTGGACTTTGAAGAGGCCGTAAGGTCCTTCGAGCCCCAGGTGCGGGGGCTTGTGAAGGGCGGCGTGGATCTCATCCTGATCGAGACCATGCTGGACATCAAGGAGGCAAAGGCGGCGGTGGAGGCGGTGAAGCGGGTCCGGGAGGACATGCCCTTCGTGGTGAGCTTCACCTTCGACCGGGACGGAAGGACCGTCACCGGCACCTCCCCGGAGGCAGCGGCGGTTTGGGCTCAAGCGGTTGGGGCCGTAGGGGTTGGGGCCAACTGCGGCCTTGGGCCCGAGGGATACGTGGAGGTGGTGCGGCGCCTTGCGGAGGCGTCGGGGCTTCCGGTGTGGGTTTACCCCAACGCGGGGGTGCCCTCCGCTGGTGACTACCTTGGGCCGTCGGAGTTCGCCGCCCGCTGCGCTGGGCTTTTGGACGCCGGGGCGGCGGTGGTAGGGGGCTGCTGCGGCACCACCCCGGAGCACATAAGGGCCTTAAGGGGACTTACGGAGGGAAGGACGTTGAGTCCCAGGCCCGATGCCGCCGTCCTTCGGTTGTGCGGCAGGAGCAAGGTCTTTTGCTTCGGCCCGGGCCTTCCCCTTGGGGTGATAGGGGAGAGGATAAACGTGTCTCGGAAGTCCCCCATAAGGGAGCAGGTGGCGGCCTACCGCTACGGGGCGGTGAAGGACGAGGCCAGGGCCCAGACCCTTGCTGGAGCGGCGGTCATAGACGTGAACGTGGGGCTGCCGGAGGTGGACCAGGTAAGGGCCATGAGGGAGGCGGTTTGGGCGGTGGAGGGTGTGTCGCACCTTCCCCTTTCGCTGGACAGCGACGACCTCAAGGTCCTGGAGGCGGGGCTTAGGGAGGCGGCGGGGGTGCCGCTCATAAACTCCGTGGCCGCCAAGGATGAGCAGATGAGGCTTGGGATGCGGCTTGCCCTCAGGTACGGGGCGGCCTTGGCGGTGCTGCTCATAGACCAGAGGGGGATACTGGAGGACGGACTTGAGCGGGCCCGGATAGCGGAGAGGGTCTTTGAGGCGGCCCTTGAGGAGGGGCTTCCGCCGAGCCGGATAGTTTTTGATCCGCTTACGCTCACGCTGGGGGCCTCCATCCGCAACGGTCAGGAGACCTTGCGGGCGGTGCGGGAGGTGGGGGCCCTTGGGGGGCTTACGTCCCTTGGGATAAGCAACGTGTCCCACGGGCTTCCTGCCAGGGGGCTTTTGAACCGATCGTTCCTGGCCATGGCCATGGGGTCGGGTTTGGACATGGTGATATGCAACCCCCTGGACCGGGAGCTGATGGGGGTGGTCAAGGCCTGCGACGCCCTGAGGGGAAGGGACGAAGGGCTTTCGATCTACACCGCCTTCGCCCCTTCCTGGACGGAGGTTAAGGCTGGGGGCGCCTGCGCCGAAGTAGACCGCGGGGTCCCGAAGGCTCCCCGCGGAGGGGATTTGGGGCCTTCTTCCGCCCTTTCATCGCTGGCGGAAAAGGTCCTCGAGGGGGACGAGGAGGGGGCTTTGATGGAGGGGCGGCGCCTTATGGCCTCGGAGGGGCCCCTTGGGGTCATCTCCGCTCACCTTGTGCCCGCCCTGGAGGAGGTGGGGCGCCGTTACGAGACCGGGGAGTTCTTCCTGCCCCAGCTCATCCAGTCCGCCCAGGCGGCGTCGGCGGTGTGCGCCCTGGCGGAGGAGGAGATGTCCCGGGAGGGTTCAAGCGCCAGCCGTGGCACGGTGGTGTTGGCCACGGTGGAGGGGGACCTTCACGACCTTGGGAAGAACGTGGTGGCGGCGGTTTTGAAGAGCCACGGCTACCGGGTGGTGGACCTTGGAAAGGACGTTAAGGCGGAGCGGATCATCGAGGCCGCCCAGAGGGAGGGGGCCCATGTGGTGGGTCTGTCGGCCCTCATGACCAGCACGGTGCCCCGGATGAGGGACGTGATAGAGGAGGCCCGGCGGAGGGGTTGCGGCTTTAAGGTGATAGTGGGCGGCGCGGCGGTGAGCCCTTCTTTCGCTAAGTCCATAGGGGCGGACGGGATGTCCTATGACGCCGTGGGGGCGGCGAAGCTGGTGGAGAGGCTCATGAAGGGTCTTGGCTGCGACTGGGAGGGATTGGGATGTTCATAA
- a CDS encoding response regulator — translation MTLKIGALDDDEAILFTLTAMAKTQGWDMETTTSMERFLGWVKDGAKDIYLLDYHLPRMSGLNVLRQAKALSPDAVIAMLTVEQNPKTARLLLGEGAEDFITKPIRLADFCARINLLRRLSLSLKAAWRQTRKGLSEDKLRRAVGILEEAGDKGITADEMGSRLGVAYVTAHRYLEYLVSRGIAEREESPGDGRPGRPRLVYRGR, via the coding sequence TTGACGTTGAAGATAGGGGCCCTTGACGACGACGAGGCCATACTCTTCACCCTTACCGCCATGGCCAAGACCCAGGGGTGGGACATGGAGACCACCACGTCGATGGAGCGGTTCTTGGGCTGGGTTAAGGACGGAGCGAAGGACATATATCTTTTGGACTACCACCTGCCCAGGATGTCGGGTCTTAACGTGTTGAGGCAGGCCAAGGCCCTGTCCCCCGACGCGGTCATAGCCATGCTGACGGTGGAGCAGAACCCAAAGACCGCAAGGCTGCTGCTGGGGGAAGGGGCGGAGGACTTCATCACCAAGCCCATAAGGCTCGCGGACTTCTGCGCCAGGATAAACCTTTTAAGACGGTTGTCCCTGTCCCTTAAGGCGGCATGGAGGCAGACCCGGAAGGGGCTTTCGGAGGATAAGTTAAGACGGGCGGTGGGTATCCTTGAGGAGGCCGGGGACAAGGGAATCACCGCCGACGAGATGGGAAGCAGGCTTGGGGTGGCCTATGTGACCGCCCATAGGTATCTGGAGTACCTGGTATCAAGGGGCATTGCGGAGCGGGAGGAGTCTCCAGGCGACGGCCGCCCAGGGCGTCCCAGGCTGGTGTATCGCGGCAGGTGA
- a CDS encoding M20 family metallopeptidase: MIKDDRANIHRRPELGMEVFETASFVARRLEELGAEVHRNVGVTGVVGMLRGYADGPVVALRADMDALPIQEDTGLPFSSEVPGVMHACGHDVHTAVLLGAARILSALREEWRGTVKLVFQPAEECAPSGGALAMIEDGVLSSPQVQAMLALHVWPDLPTGSVGLREGPIMGASDRVDLVVRGRSAHGSAPDQGVDAIVIAAQVISALQTLISRSISPSELAVLTFGAINGGNRYNVLADQVRLEGTLRTVNPDLQEKLPHKIRAISSGVASAMGGSCEVLYSRGYPPTINDPGVVRVLRGTVVDLLGSEGLVLVDSPSLGGEDFSFFASQVPSSFLWLGCRPKDVAPEDFPPLHNPGFAPEEDCMPIGAALMAQGAMDLLEALESEGGLTSGR, from the coding sequence TTGATTAAGGATGATAGAGCCAATATTCACCGCCGTCCGGAATTGGGGATGGAAGTGTTTGAAACCGCGTCTTTCGTGGCCAGAAGGCTTGAGGAGCTTGGAGCGGAGGTTCATAGGAACGTTGGAGTTACAGGGGTTGTTGGAATGCTCAGGGGCTATGCAGATGGGCCAGTGGTGGCGTTGAGGGCGGACATGGATGCCTTGCCAATCCAGGAGGACACGGGTCTTCCGTTTTCCTCGGAGGTGCCGGGTGTCATGCATGCCTGTGGTCATGATGTTCACACCGCCGTCCTTCTCGGTGCGGCCCGAATCCTCTCTGCGCTTAGGGAAGAATGGAGGGGTACGGTCAAACTGGTTTTCCAGCCCGCGGAGGAGTGTGCCCCTTCGGGTGGTGCCCTTGCCATGATAGAAGATGGGGTGTTGTCGTCGCCGCAAGTGCAGGCCATGTTGGCCCTTCACGTCTGGCCAGATCTGCCCACTGGATCGGTTGGGCTAAGGGAGGGGCCGATTATGGGGGCCTCCGACCGGGTGGATCTGGTGGTCAGAGGTAGGAGCGCTCATGGTTCCGCCCCGGATCAGGGGGTGGATGCCATAGTAATAGCGGCCCAGGTGATCTCGGCGCTTCAGACGTTGATATCCCGCTCCATAAGCCCTTCTGAGTTGGCGGTGCTGACCTTTGGGGCCATAAACGGCGGTAACCGGTATAACGTCTTAGCAGACCAGGTGCGGCTTGAGGGAACGTTGAGGACCGTCAACCCAGATCTTCAAGAGAAGCTGCCGCATAAGATCAGGGCCATATCCAGCGGAGTGGCGAGCGCTATGGGGGGTAGCTGTGAGGTCCTTTACAGCCGAGGATATCCTCCAACGATCAATGACCCGGGCGTCGTTAGGGTGTTGAGGGGAACTGTTGTGGATTTGCTTGGCAGTGAGGGCTTGGTTTTGGTGGATAGCCCGTCCCTAGGAGGAGAGGACTTCTCCTTTTTTGCCTCCCAGGTACCTTCCTCTTTCCTGTGGCTTGGATGTCGGCCTAAGGATGTGGCCCCGGAAGATTTTCCGCCTCTTCACAATCCCGGTTTCGCTCCAGAAGAGGATTGCATGCCAATAGGTGCGGCTCTGATGGCCCAGGGTGCGATGGACCTTTTAGAGGCCCTGGAATCGGAAGGAGGGTTAACCAGTGGGCGATAG
- a CDS encoding IclR family transcriptional regulator — protein MSRLERGLAILNLLCEPPYFLSLSDVSRAMGMTKSGAYKILEVLVSEGLVTHEVESGLYRIGPVAYRMGVVYSNEMKINDAALPVMQKLGELTQETVSVGLRDGDAAFLALSVESPHIVRLRHKLGTRMPPNAGAIGKLLWAYHPDPARRDEILRGMDLLSAASGCPNPILDLGALLDEYRKIVKQGYAMSINESVEDFIGISVPIPDKIGRVWACLCVAAPMVRMSCAKALDLLPVLRAAAEDISARLG, from the coding sequence ATGAGCCGACTTGAAAGAGGACTTGCGATATTGAATCTGCTTTGTGAGCCACCCTATTTCTTGAGCCTTTCGGATGTATCAAGGGCCATGGGCATGACCAAGAGCGGGGCTTACAAGATATTAGAAGTTTTGGTTAGTGAAGGCTTGGTGACCCATGAGGTTGAATCAGGACTTTATAGGATAGGGCCGGTTGCTTATCGGATGGGCGTGGTGTACTCAAATGAAATGAAGATAAACGATGCCGCTTTGCCGGTGATGCAGAAGCTGGGAGAGTTGACGCAGGAGACGGTTTCTGTGGGGCTTAGGGACGGAGATGCGGCTTTCTTGGCTCTTAGCGTAGAGAGCCCCCACATAGTCCGTTTAAGACATAAGTTGGGTACTCGGATGCCTCCGAACGCCGGGGCAATAGGCAAGCTCCTTTGGGCATACCACCCTGATCCGGCAAGGCGGGACGAGATTTTGAGGGGCATGGATTTGCTTTCGGCGGCGTCGGGGTGTCCTAACCCAATACTTGATTTGGGTGCTCTCCTGGATGAGTACCGAAAGATTGTGAAGCAGGGTTACGCCATGAGCATCAATGAGAGCGTTGAGGACTTCATAGGGATATCGGTGCCCATCCCGGACAAAATCGGCAGGGTATGGGCTTGTCTTTGCGTTGCTGCTCCTATGGTCCGCATGTCTTGTGCCAAGGCCTTGGATCTGCTGCCGGTGCTTAGGGCTGCGGCGGAGGACATATCCGCAAGGCTTGGCTGA